In Anomaloglossus baeobatrachus isolate aAnoBae1 chromosome 3, aAnoBae1.hap1, whole genome shotgun sequence, one genomic interval encodes:
- the ZNF395 gene encoding zinc finger protein 395, whose translation MASILSKRLGKRSLLGARVCTPSLSADGMTIEGPGDLTGGAHLGAYDGACFEESPCISGNLPPSRFKLYPGQKVYVTHNGQECAGLVEQHNHVDDEVKIFAFEVGLHLCRKTEDVRLAETPRVLSLPMEQVASCSPSSSAAQRMVSRSIDVPKRRSDAVEMDEMMAAMVLTSLSCSPIIQSPPCSDIIPAPQVSCDLWKESGDVSDSGSSTTSGHWSVECGASTPSPPHTEASPKYTGEVFNASHVDEGFETDPDPFLLDEPAPRKRKNSVKVMYKCLWPNCGKLLRSIVGIKRHVKTQHLGDGMDTDQRKREEDFYYTEVQMKDESEPESTPRSPITATAPLLIQPLTPKLETPGLEVHSLESPLPSVLSQSAPGSFWHIQADHAYQALPTIQIPVSPHIFTSISWAAAAPSTLPTLSPIRSRSLSFSEQQQTPTIKSQLIVASPPRASNGSRKVRGEAKKCRKVYGIEHRDQWCTACRWKKACQRFLD comes from the exons ATGGCTAGCATACTTTCCAAGCGTCTCGGCAAGCGGTCTCTCCTTGGAGCCAGGGTCTGCACCCCGAGTTTATCTGCAGACGGAATGACCATTGAAGGGCCTGGTGACCTTACCGGAGGGGCCCATCTTGGAGCTTACGATGGAGCATGTTTTGAGGAAAGCCCTTGTATTTCTGGAAATCTGCCTCCGAGTCGCTTCAAACTGTATCCAGGCCAGAAG GTGTACGTTACACACAATGGTCAGGAGTGCGCCGGTTTGGTGGAACAACACAACCATGTGGACGATGAGGTGAAGATTTTTGCGTTTGAGGTCGGGCTACATTTGTGCCGAAAGACAGAAGACGTGCGCCTGGCAGAGACCCCGCGGGTGCTGAGCCTCCCCATGGAGCAGGTTGCGTCCTGCAGCCCCTCGTCCAGCGCCGCTCAGAGGATGGTGTCTCGCAGCATTGACGTTCCCAAGAG GCGCTCGGATGCGGTGGAGATGGATGAGATGATGGCGGCCATGGTCCTCACCAGCCTGTCCTGCAGCCCCATCATACAGAGCCCACCCTGCAGTGACATCATCCCAG ctcctcaagtctcctgcgATCTGTGGAAGGAGAGCGGTGACGTGTCGGACAGCGGCAGCAGCACCACCAGCGGGCACTGGAGCGTGGAGTGTGGCGCCTCCACCCCGTCCCCTCCGCACACCGAGGCCAGCCCTAAGTACACAGGCGAGGTGTTCAACGCCTCTCACGTGGATGAAGGATTCGAGACAGACCCCGACCCCTTCCTCCTGGACGAGCCGGCCCCGCGGAAGCGGAAG AACTCAGTGAAGGTGATGTACAAGTGTCTGTGGCCGAACTGCGGAAAACTGCTGCGCTCCATCGTGGGCATAAAGCGCCACGTAAAGACCCAACACCTGGG AGATGGGATGGATACTGATCAGCGTAAGAGAGAGGAGGATTTCTACTACACCGAGGTCCAAATGAAGGATGAATCTGAGCCGGAGAGCACCCCGCGGAGCCCCATCACTGCGACCGCACCTCTTCTCATCCAGCCTCTGACCCCCAAGCTGGAGACGCCGGGTCTGGAGGTGCACAGCTTGGAGTCCCCATTGCCCAGTGTCCTCAGTCAGTCGGCTCCCGGCTCCTTCTGGCATATCCAGGCTGATCACGCTTACCAG GCGCTGCCTACCATCCAGATCCCGGTTTCCCCTCATATCTTCACCAGTATAAGCTGGGCAGCGGCTGCTCCCTCCAcgctccccaccctctctcca ATCCGGAGCCGGTCGCTCAGTTTCAGTGAACAGCAGCAGACTCCCACCATAAAGTCCCAGCTGATCGTGGCCTCCCCACCCCGAGCGTCTAATGGGAGCAG gaaagtTCGTGGCGAAGCCAAAAAATGCCGTAAGGTCTACGGCATTGAGCACCGGGACCAATGGTGCACCGCCTGCCGGTGGAAAAAAGCCTGCCAGAGGTTCCTTGACTGA